From a single Lolium rigidum isolate FL_2022 chromosome 7, APGP_CSIRO_Lrig_0.1, whole genome shotgun sequence genomic region:
- the LOC124672743 gene encoding putative polyol transporter 1: MASDGLPEAVEPEEKSSLKYVFTCAIVASMSSIVLGYDIGVMSGASLYIQKDLKITDVQLEIVVGILSIYSLIGSFAAGRMSDWIGRRFTVVFAAAFFFAGALLMGFAGGYVMLMFGRLVSGIGVGFAVVIAPVYTAEISPASARGFLTSLPEIFINLGILLGYVSNYAFARLPLHLGWRFMLGIGAAPSVLLAVLVFYMPESPRWLIMKGRLEEARTVLEKISGTQEEAAERLADIRTAACIPSDLDGDVVVVPRKRGGEEKQVWRELIVSPTPAVRRILLTALGIVFFQQATGSDSVVLYSPRVFESAGIHGDDQLLAVTCAVGVTKTLFVLVATLLLDRVGRRPLLLSSTGGMIVSLIGLATGLAIVGKNPDAETPWAGILCVVSVLAYVSFFSIGLGPVAAVYTTEILPLRVRSLGFSVAVACNRVASGVVSMTFLSLCSAITIGGTFFLYAGITVIAWVFFFTCLPETRGRTLEEMGSLFGMTDTGMQAKDASHSTRTDGCRATLLASSPGV, encoded by the exons ATGGCTTCTGACGGGCTTCCAGAGGCGGTCGAACCAGAGGAGAAGAGCAGCCTCAAATATGTCTTCACCTGCGCCATCGTCGCATCCATGTCCTCCATCGTCCTCGGCTATG ACATTGGTGTGATGAGCGGCGCATCGCTGTACATCCAGAAAGACCTGAAGATCACAGACGTGCAGTTAGAGATCGTGGTGGGCATCCTGAGCATCTACtccctcatcggctccttcgccgCCGGCAGGATGTCCGACTGGATCGGTCGCCGCTTCACGGTGGTCTTCGCGGCCGCCTTTTTCTTTGCGGGCGCCTTGCTCATGGGCTTCGCGGGTGGCTACGTCATGCTCATGTTCGGTCGCCTCGTGTCTGGCATCGGCGTGGGGTTCGCGGTCGTGATCGCGCCCGTGTACACGGCCGAGATCTCCCCGGCGTCGGCCCGTGGCTTCCTCACATCCTTGCCGGAGATCTTCATCAACCTAGGTATCCTCCTCGGCTATGTATCCAACTACGCCTTCGCCCGCCTGCCGCTCCACCTCGGCTGGCGCTTCATGCTCGGCATAGGCGCGGCGCCGTCCGTCCTGCTCGCCGTCCTGGTGTTCTACATGCCAGAGTCTCCCCGGTGGCTCATCATGAAGGGCCGCCTCGAGGAGGCTAGGACCGTTCTGGAGAAGATCTCCGGCACGCAAGAGGAGGCTGCGGAGCGCCTCGCTGACATCAGAACTGCCGCCTGCATCCCAAGCGACCTGGACGGCGACGTGGTCGTCGTGCCGAGGAAGAGAGGCGGCGAGGAGAAGCAGGTGTGGAGGGAGCTCATCGTGTCCCCGACCCCTGCCGTGCGGAGAATACTGCTCACGGCGCTCGGCATCGTCTTCTTCCAGCAAGCGACGGGCTCAGATTCCGTCGTGCTCTACAGCCCGCGCGTGTTCGAGAGCGCTGGCATCCACGGCGACGACCAACTCCTGGCTGTCACCTGCGCTGTGGGCGTCACCAAGACGCTCTTCGTCTTGGTAGCGACGCTCCTTCTCGACCGCGTCGGCCGGCGGCCGCTGCTGTTGAGCAGCACCGGCGGCATGATCGTCTCGCTGATCGGCCTCGCGACGGGTCTCGCCATCGTGGGCAAGAACCCGGACGCCGAGACTCCATGGGCCGGCATCCTCTGCGTCGTATCCGTCCTGGCCTATGTGTCGTTCTTTTCCATCGGACTCGGGCCCGTGGCCGCCGTGTACACCACGGAGATCTTACCTCTGCGGGTTCGCTCGCTGGGTTTCTCGGTCGCGGTGGCGTGCAACCGCGTGGCCAGCGGTGTGGTCTCAATGACCTTCCTCTCGCTGTGTAGCGCCATCACCATCGGCGGCACCTTCTTCCTCTACGCCGGCATCACCGTGATCGCGTGGGTGTTCTTCTTCACCTGCCTCCCGGAGACGCGCGGGCGGACGCTCGAGGAGATGGGCAGTCTATTCGGCATGACCGACACGGGCATGCAGGCAAAAGATGCTTCCCACTCAACACGGACCGATGGCTGCAGGGCGACACTCTTGGCCTCATCGCCTGGAGTCTGA
- the LOC124678227 gene encoding probable stress-associated endoplasmic reticulum protein: MTTSRRVADRKIARFEKNITKRGSVPETVKKGNDYPVAPIVLGFFVFVVVGSSLFQIIRTASSGGIF, encoded by the exons ATG ACTACCTCGAGACGTGTGGCTGATCGGAAGATTGCACGGTTTGAGAAGAATATCACCAAGAGGGGCTCTGTTCCTGAGACGGTCAAGAAAGGAAATGATTATCCTGTTGCACCTATTGTGCTCGGATTTTTTGTCTTCGTTGTTGTTGGGTCAT CTCTCTTCCAGATCATCAGGACAGCATCAAGCGGTGGCATCTTCTGA
- the LOC124674086 gene encoding polyol transporter 5-like: MAKATRRPVSVNKYAVATAVLSTATPLFLGYDLAMVSSTAVLAEADLKLLACTVVVSSLTGALAAVGAQRLIGDRRTVLLSAALLCAGALARGLAVDLAAFTCGIFVNGVGMGLALMIVPAYAVELSPSSLRGALTSHPDGLVYLGCILGSLYYSTGLLRLPAHLAWRVTVASGTAIPALLGCAVLLMPESPRWLLAKDQVAEARRVLSRTSATLEEAELRLLEIKAELGTPHDVCEEAVKASGTRSRWKEERATWRKLAARPTEPLRRAVVSALVAKVFQQASGIGSMSQYVQRAFRDVGVASGRQMPRALVAFGLVVVGSFSVSLVLVELGLMLVTALAGGCTRRAPLHSPVHRSGMMTRRQEQLKRSRGMSATMLFSLMALVWIALGPVHWADAPSLSRGGGCCPRWLRAAAAAVNRTVSAAILSSFAWVYGATSVTVQGSLLVCSAVGVLVWLSLCACLLGAKRRR, from the exons ATGGCgaaggccacgaggcgccctgtgTCTGTGAACAAGTATGCGGTTGCCACGGCCGTGCTCTCGACTGCCACGCCCCTCTTCTTGGGCTACG ACCTGGCCATGGTGAGCAGCACGGCCGTGCTGGCGGAGGCCGACCTGAAGCTCCTGGCGTGCACCGTCGTGGTCTCCTCCCTCACGGGCGCGCTCGCCGCCGTGGGGGCGCAGCGCCTCATCGGCGACCGCCGGACCGTGCTCCTCTCCGCCGCGCTGCTCTGCGCGGGCGCGCTCGCCAGGGGCCTCGCCGTTGACCTCGCGGCGTTCACGTGCGGCATCTTCGTCAACGGCGTGGGCATGGGCCTGGCGCTCATGATCGTGCCGGCCTACGCCGTGGAGCTCAGCCCGTCCTCGCTGCGCGGCGCCCTCACCTCCCACCCGGACGGCCTCGTGTACCTCGGCTGCATCCTCGGCTCCCTCTACTACTCCACGGGCCTGCTGAGACTCCCGGCGCACCTCGCCTGGCGAGTGACCGTAGCCTCCGGCACAGCCATTCCGGCCTTGCTTGGCTGCGCCGTCCTTCTCATGCCGGAGTCGCCTCGGTGGCTCCTGGCCAAGGACCAGGTGGCCGAGGCCCGGCGCGTGCTCTCCAGGACGTCCGCCACGctggaggaggccgagctccgTCTGCTCGAGATCAAAGCCGAGCTCGGCACGCCGCACGACGTCTGCGAGGAAGCGGTGAAGGCGTCGGGGACACGTAGCCGGTGGAAGGAGGAGCGGGCGACATGGCGGAAGTTGGCGGCGAGGCCGACGGAGCCGCTCCGTCGCGCCGTGGTGAGCGCGCTGGTCGCCAAGGTCTTCCAGCAGGCGTCGGGCATCGGGTCCATGTCCCAGTACGTGCAGCGCGCGTTCCGCGACGTCGGGGTCGCGTCGGGGAGGCAGATGCCCAGAGCGCTCGTGGCGTTCGGGCTCGTCGTCGTGGGGTCTTTCTCCGTGTCACTCGTCCTCGTGGAGCTCGGCTTGATGCTGGTCACCGCGCTCGCGGGCGGCTGCACCAGGCGCGCGCCATTGCACTCTCCGGTCCACCGCAGCGGCATGATGACCCGGCGGCAGGAGCAGCTGAAGCGGTCGAGGGGCATGTCCGCGACCATGCTGTTCTCGCTGATGGCGCTGGTGTGGATCGCGCTCGGGCCTGTGCATTGGGCGGACGCGCCGTCGTTGtcccgcggcggcggctgctgcccGCGGTGgctgagggcggcggcggccgcggtgaACAGGACGGTCAGCGCGGCGATCTTGTCGAGCTTCGCGTGGGTGTATGGTGCCACCTCCGTCACCGTGCAGGGGAGCTTGCTCGTTTGCTCCGCCGTCGGCGTGCTCGTGTGGTTGTCCTTGTGTGCGTGCCTACTCGGCGCGAAGAGGAGAAGGTGA